From the genome of Labedella gwakjiensis:
GTCCCGCCCGTCGACGGCGACCATGGGCCAGCCGCCGCGCCATCGGCCAGCCACTGCTGTACGCGATGCTGGTGTCCCTCGCCATCGTCTACATCTTCCCGTTCCTCGTGCAGCTGGCGACGTCCGTGAAGACGGACGCCGAGGCGGCCGACAGCGCGCTCTCACTCGTTCCGCAGACGTTCACGTTCGCGGCCTACGAGGCCCTGTTCGGTCGGAGCGACTACCCGATCTGGTTCGCGAACTCCGCGATCGTGACGGTGTGCGTGACGCTCGGCCGCGTGTTCTTCGCGTCGCTCGCCGGATACGCCCTGGCCCGACTCGACTTCCGCGGACGCGGCGTGATCTTCGCGCTCGTCGTGGGGGTCATGGCTGTTCCTGCCGTCGTTCTGCTCATCCCGAAGTTCCTCGTGCTCAACCAGATCGGCATGTACGACTCGTACGCCGGCATGATCCTGCCGTTGCTCGTCGACGCCGCGGGGGTGTTCATCATGAAGAACTTCTTCGAATCGATCCCCGTGTCGGTCGAGGAACAGGCCCGTATCGACGGCGCCGGGACCTTCCGGGTGTTCTGGTCGATCGTCCTCCCGATGGCGAGACCCGCGCTCATCACGATCGTGATCCTGTCGTTCCAAGGCTCGTGGAACGAGCTGAGCCACTTCATCGTCTCCACGCAATCGCCCGAGCTGACGACGCTGACGAAGGGCGTCGCGAGTCTCGCCTCCGGGCAGCTCAGTCAGGGCACGCAGTACCCGCTGAAGCTCGCAGCAGCGGCGATCATGACGATCCCCGTCGCGGTGCTCTTCTTCATCTTCCAGAAACGCATCATGAACAACACCGAAGGAGCTGTCAAAGGATGACGAACGCGGCGGACGCCACCACCGAGACCCCCCGCCAGCCCCTGCTGAACGACTCCGTCATCGCGCTCCGCGCGCCCACTCAGGTGTGGTCGGCGCGGAGCGGCGACATGGGCGACGGCGCGATCGACGGCGTCTACCACGGCGACGTACGGTTCCTGCGGCGGGCTGCGCTCACCTACGACGGACACGTTCCCGAGTGGATCTCGGTGTCGCCCGACGGCCCCTCTCGGGTGGTCTTCGGTGGGCTGCTCCGCGCGATCGACGACCGGTTCCCGGACCCGCAGGTGCGGATCCTTCGCGAGCGCATCGTCGCCGACGGCGACGTGCTCGAGACGATCTCGGTCGTGTCGGCACTCGCCGCGCCGGTGCGCACGACCGTGCGCCTGACGCTCACACCCGAGTTCGCCTCCCTCACGGATGTGAAGGCGGGCGCGCCGCGCGCCGGTGCCGTCTCGATGACCGTCGACCCCGCAGCCGATGCCGTTTGTGCATCGTCGAACGGGAAGACCCTCGACATCACCGCGCCGGGTGCGCGCGTCGACGTCGCGGGCGAGGACATCGCGCTCTCCTGGGAGGTGGAGCTCGACGCGCGCGGGCGGGTGGATCTCTCCTGGAAGCAGTCGTTGCACGACTCCGGCCTCGTGGTGCGCGGCGTGACCAGTGCGACCGGTTGGGATGCGCGCCCCGAGGGGGACGACCCTCGGCTGACGCGCTGGGTGGAGCGAGCGCTCGGCGACCTCGACGCGCTCCGACTCGCCCTCCCGGACCACCCCGACGACGAGTTCCTGGCCGCCGGAGCGCCCTGGTTCTTCACCCTGTTCGGGCGGGACTCACTGTGGGCCGCGCGCCTGCTGCTGCCCGTCGACTGGCGCATCGCGGCCTCGACGCTGCGTGTGCTGGCCCGACTCCAAGGAACGGAGGACGAGCCGAGCACGGCTCAGCAGCCGGGCAAGATCCTGCACGAGCTGCGGGGGGCGCCCGTCGATATGCCTGCGGAGGGCATCCTCCTTCCCCCCGTCTACTACGGCACCGTCGACGCGACCCCGTTGTGGGTCTGCCTCCTCTCCGAGGCGTGGGCTGCGGGGATGCCCGATGACGAGGTCCGGTCGTTGCTGCCGACGCTCCGTGCGGCGCTCGACTGGTTGCTCCACCACGGCGACAGCGACGGCGACGGCTTCATCGACTACATCGACACCACGGGTCACGGGCTCGCGAATCAGGGGTGGAAGGACTCCGGAGACTCCATCCAGTGGCGTGACGGAAGCCTCGCCGAGGGCCCCATCGCGCTGAGCGAGGTGCAGGGGTACGCGTACGAAGCCGCGTGCGCCGGCGCCGAGATCCTCGACAGGCTCGGCGAGACCGGTGGGCAGGAACTGCGTGATTGGGCGGCGTCGTTGAAGTCGAGGTTCGCCGATGCTTACTGGGTGCAGACGCCAGAAGGTCGCTACCCCGGCATCGCGCTCGACGCGAACAAGCGGCCGGTCGACACCCTGACGAGCAACATCGGTCACCTCCTGGGCACCGGCATCCTCGATGCGGACGACGAGGCGCACGTCGCCGGCCTCCTCGTCGGACCGACGATGCTGTCCGGATTCGGGCTACGGACCATGTCCACGCAGGCGGCCGGCTACTGGCCGCTGAGCTATCACGGCGGCAGCGTCTGGACCCACGACTCCGCGATCGTCGCCCGCGGCATGGCCCTGGCGGGACGGCATGAGGAAGCCCGGATGGTCGTCGACGGACTCCTCGCCGCCGCGGAGGGATTCGACTTCCGCATGCCCGAATTGCACTCGGGCGACGACTCGGGGATGACGAGCGTGCCGACGCCCTACCCGGCCGCGTGCCGCCCGCAGGCCTGGTCGGCCGCGGCCGCCATCACGGCGATGGACGTGACGCGCGCGTCGAGTCGGGACGACGTTCGTCATCGCTAGCCTCGGTTCATGAGCGATTTTCCTCACCTGCTCCACACCGTCCTGGACACTCCCGATGTGCGAGGCCTCGCGGAGTTCTATCGTCGGCTGCTCGGGTTGCGGTATCGACCGGGGGACGAACCGACGGCGGAGAGCGGCGTCGATGATGTCGACTGGCTTGTCCTGACCGATGCGCACGGCAATCGCAGACTCGCATTCCAGTTGGCGGCGGAGCTGAAGCGGACGACGTGGCCGTCGCCCGAGGTCCCGATGCAGATGCACCTCGACCTCACGGTGCCCGATTCGGAGGCTCTCGCGCGCCAGCACGCGAGAGCTCTCGAACTCGGTGCGGAGCTCCTCTTCGATCGCACCGACGACCCCGATGAGCCGCTCTACGTCTATGCGGACCCAGCGGGCCACCCGTTCTGCATCTTTGTGGCGTGATGCGGGCTCCCGCTGAGGAGAACGACCGGATCGGTCCGCGATAGTAGGGTGCGCATCACGACTCTCCGCGAGTGTTGACGGCGAAGGGGTGATCATGATCGCTGAACTGAACAGCCTGATCGAGCGGATCGAGAAGCATCTGACCGAGGACCTCGACATCGCCCGGGTGGCGGTCGAACTCGGGACGACGGAATACCACCTCCGGCGGATGTTCTCATCGCTCGCCGGGATGCCGTTGTCGGAATACGTCCGGCGTCGCCGCATGACGCTCGCCGCCGCGGACGTCCTCGGTGACGACGGTCTGCTGGCGATCGCGACGCGGTACGGCTATGGATCGACCGAGGCCTTCGGTCGGGCCTTCCGCTCCGTCCACGGTGTCGGTCACGGCGACGTTCGCCGTCATGGCGGGCCCCTTCGCACACAACCGCAGATCAGGTTCCGCCTGACCGTAGAAGGGAACACTTTCATGGACACACGCATCACGGACGGGCCGGCTTTCCGCCTCGTCGGGCACGCGGCCCGCGTGCCGCTCATCCATCACGGCGTGAATCCGCACATCCAGGCGCACATCGCCTCACTGCCCCCGGAGGAACACGCCCGACTGAAGGGGCTGAGCAACATCGAGCCCGCGGGCCTGCTGCAGGTCAGCGACTCGGTCGACGCGGATTATGCGGAGGGGAGCGAGCTGACCTACCTGCACGGCGTCGCGATCAGCGCAGGGACCCCGACGCCCGAGGACCTCGATTCGATCGAGGTGCCGGCTGGGACCTGGGCCGTCTTCCGCACCGAGGGCGAGTACCCGAGCACCCTCCAGGCGGCCTGGGCGGCGACAGCGACGGAGTGGTTCCCGTCCAACCCGTGGCGGCTTCGCCCGGGTCCATCGATCGTCGCGGTCCTCGACCGCAGCGAGGACTTCACCACCGCCACGTGTGAGCTGTGGCTCCCGGTCGAGCGCGCCTGAGCGGAGGTGGTCGACCCGAACGACAGCGTCCCCGCCCTCGACGGATCGAGTGCGGGGACGCTGTCGGTGGTGCTGCGGGTCAGTGACCCGTGGTGCCGCCGTTCACGACGATGGTCTCGCCGCTCGTGTAGCTGGACTCGTTCGACGCGAGGTACACGTACGTCGAGGCGAGCTCGGCCGGCTGGCCGGGACGGCCGAAGGGCGTGTCCTCACCGAACGACGTGAGCTTCTCCATCGGGACGCTCGACGGCTGGAGCGGTGTCCAGAACGGGCCCGGTGCGACACCGTTCACACGGATGCCGCGCTCGGCCAGCTGGCCGGCCATCGCGCGCGTCCAATTGGTGATGCCGGCCTTGCTCGTGGCGTACTCCGCGAGCGACGGCGACGGCTGGAAGCTCTGAATCGAGCCGGTCGTGATGATGCCCGAGCCGGGCTCGAGGTGCGGCGACGCCGCCTTCGTCAGCCAGAAGAGCGAGTAGACGTTCGTCTTCATGACGTGGTCGAGTACACCCGTGTCGAGGTCGTCGATGCTGTCGACCGTTGGCATGATGCCCGCGACCATGACGAGCAGATCGATGCCGCCGAGCTTCGAGACCGTGTCGGCGACGAGCTGCTGGCACACCTCTTCCTTCGCGATGTCGCCCGGGAGGAGGGCGACGGTCCGACCGGCTTCCTCGACGAGCTTCGCGGTGTCCTCGGCGTTCTCCTGCTCCTCGGGGAGGTAGCCGATAGCGACGTCAGCGCCCTCACGGGCGAACGCGATCGCCACGGCGCGGCCGATGCCGGAGTCGCCACCCGTGATGAGCGCGCGGCGACCGGCGAGGCGGCCGTGGCCCTCATAGGTCTTCTCGCCGTGGTCGGGAGCCGGGTCCATCTTGTAGAAGTCGCCGGGGACGGGCTGCTTCTGCTCGGGGAACGGCGGCTGGGGGAAGGCCTTTGTGGGGTCGGTCAGATGGGACATGGGGTTCTCCTTCGTTCGTGCAACGGGTGCCGGAGGTTTCCGGCTGCTGCATAGGTTGTGGGGATGGCTATCTCACAAGGTGACAAGGTGTCGTGGAAGACATCGCAGGGTAAGACTCACGGCAAGACGGTGCGCAAGCGCGTGAGCGAGTTCGAGTTCGACGGGCAGACGTTCAAGCCCACGGACGACGACCCGTACTGGATCGTGGAGTCGTCGAGCTCCGGGAAGCAGGCGGCTCACAAGGAGTCCTCGCTCACCGCCGAGTGACGTCCCTTCAGGCGGCACCCGGGCGGATCCGTCCGATGAGGTCGGCGGCGTCGGCCGGCGGGTTCGCGAGCACCTCGCGAGCCTCGTCGGTCCCGCCGTCGGTCCGCCAGAGGAGCACGCCCACGGGGCGTCCCTCCTCCAGGTAGTAGACGACGCCCGACTCGAGCTCCTCGGTCCAGTCCTCGATCGTCTCGAGCGAGGCGTCGAGCGTGCCGACGGCCTCCCACGAGAACTCGAAGACGTCGGAGTAGAACGACGGCGTGTGCGTGTAGGCCTCGTCGGCACCGGCGATCGACCGGCCGGCGGCGCGACCCATCTGCTCGGCGTTGTCGACGTGCTCCACGCGGGTCCGGCCGAGGATCGCGTCGGGGTATGACGCGACGTCGCCGGCCGCCCAGATGTTCTCGTCGGCGGTGCGGAGCCGCTCGTCCACGACGATGCCGTCGTCCACCGCGAGTCCCGCTGCCTCCGCGATCCCCGTGACCGGGGTCACGCCGAGTCCGGTCACGACGACGTTCGCGTCGAGAGTGGTGCCGTCGTCGAGGCGGAGCGTGACCGCGTGGTCGTCGATCGAGACGGACTCCACGCGTCGGCCCGGACGCACCGTGATGCCCGCGGCCCGGAAGCGGTCTTCGACCCGGTGGGCGAGATCCGCGGGGAACGCCGAGCCGCCGAGCGTCTCGTCGGGCGTGACGAGAGTCACCTCTGTCTCGTTCTGCACGAGCGCCGCCGCGAGTTCCTGGCCGATGTAGCCGCCGCCCACCACGACGGCGCGAACACCTGCGCCGGAGCGCTTCCGCAGCGCGTGGTAGTCGCTTGCGCTGCGGAACGCGATCACACGGTCGTCCGATTCGCCGTCGAGGGTGCGGGGTGCGCCGCCCGTGGCGAGCAGCAGCTTCTCGTACGAGATGGTGTCGCCGCCCGCCGTCGTGACGGTGCGGGCCTCGCGGTCGATCGCCGTGACCTCGGTCTCGAGCCGGATGTCGGCGCCCGTCGCCTCGGCCGTGCCGAGAGGCACCTTGTCCCAGGTGAACTCGTCGTCGGTCCAAAGCTTCTTCGACAGCGCCGGACGCGTGTACGGCTCGTCGACGTCGGCACTGAGGATGACGATCGATCCGTCTTCGTCGACCTCGCGGATGCCGCGGGCCGCCGAGTCGGCGACCATGCCGCCGCCGATGATCAGGTACTGGGGGGTGTCCATGTTCCGGTCCTCCGTGGTGGGTGGAAAGAAGGGTGGATGGGAAAGGGTGAGGCGTGTGGCCGCGGACGCGACAGCGGCCCCCCGCGCGCGTTCGCGCGTGGAGCCGCTGTCGGTGGTGTCGTGTGTCCGGACCTAGCTGGAGCGCTTGGCGGTGCGGTTCTCCGCGCCCACCATCCAGGCGTACTGCTCGAGCTTCTCGATGATCCCGTGCAGGATGTCGGCGCTCGTCGGGTCGGCCTCGTCGACGGTGTCGTGCACCTCGCGCATCGTGCCGACCGTGGCCTCGATCCGCTGCACCACGAGGTCGACGGCCTCGGTGGTGTCGATCTCGCCGTGCGGGAACTCGGGGAGAGTCGTCGTGGCCGAGACCGTGTCGCTGCGGCCGTCCGGCACCGCGTGGAGGGCGCGGAGTCGCTCGGCGACCTCGTCGCTGAATTCGCGCGCGGCGTCGATGATCTCGTCGAGCTGCAGGTGCAGGTCGCGGAAGTTCTTGCCGACGATGTTCCAGTGCGCCTGCTTGCCCTGGAGGTGCAGCTCGATGAGGTCGACGAGCACGGCCTGCATGCTGTCGGTGAGCTCCTTCGTCGCGACGAAGCCCTTCTCGGCGTTCTGGCGGCGGGTCTTCTTGGCGCCCGAGTCGGCCGGGGCGGTGGCGGTGCGGTCGAGAGTGTCCGTCATCTCTTCTTCTCCTTCTTGCCGCTCGTTGCGCGGCGTCGTCGTTGATGGATGGTGGTCTGGAAACCGGTGACGCTCACGGTGTCTTCTCGCGGCGTCTGACATCAGTCTTCTCTGGTCGAGGAGTGACCGCACGGGGTTGCGCAGTGTGATCCAGCGGACGACGAGATAAACGCTGATCTGGTGAATGCCTGATGAGGGTATGATTCCGGGGCGGCGTCCGAGTCGGCGTCGACTCGACGTTCAGGAAGGTCTCAGGCTGGCGGGTTCGGACGGCGGCGCCGACCCGGATCGCGCCGCCCCCGGCTAGGTTCACGGCTCCTGAATAATGGAGTCATGAACCACAACGCCGTGCAGCTCGTCGAAGTCCCCTTTCCGCTCATCCCCAACGAGGACTGGTCGTGGCAGCACGACGGTGCCTCGGTGACGGTGACCGCGAAACCGCACAGTGACTTCTTCATCGACCCGAGCGGCGAGGGTGGCGTGGCCGCCGAGTCGCTCATGAACGCGGTGGCCGTTCTCGGCGACCCGCCGACGGGGGATTTCACGTTCTCCGCCCGCGTCGGAGTGGACTTCCGAGACACGTTCGATGCGGGAACGCTGTTCCTCTGGGCCGACGAGACGCACTGGGCGAAGCTGTGCTTCGAGTTCTCGCCCGACCGCACGCCCATGGTCGTGTCCGTTGTGACACGCGGACTGTCGGACGACGCGAACGGCTTCGACGTCGACGGCCGTGAGGTGTGGCTGCGGGTCGCACGCCAGTCCGGGGTGTGGGCGTTCCACGCCTCGGTCGATGGCGAGCGCTGGAACTTCGTCCGCGCCTTCTCCTTCGGCCCGGTGTCGAGCGACGTGCGCGTGGGACTCGAGGTGCAGAGCCCCACGGGCGAGGGCTGCGATGTGACGTTCTCGGATGTCACCTTCCGCTCGGTCGCCCTCGCGGACCTCCGCGACGGGTCCTGACGGGAGAGTCTCGAATGTCACCGGAATCGGAGTCGACGGTTCTTGAGACGCCGCGCCTTCTACTGCGTCGGCAGGAGGTGGGTGACGCCGCCGTCTGGCGCCGGCTCTGGACGGAGCGGGACCCGCGCGTGCCGCCGCACCGCCGGATCGATCCGCAGGGGCGCCCGTCCGTCGAGGACATCGCGGCGACCATCCGCGACCACCGAGACCAGCCCGGTCCCGGCCTCCTGACCGTGGAGCGGAAGGACGAGGGCGACGTCATCGGGTACTGCGGCCTCGTCTTCACGGGGAAGGGTGAGGGTGACGAGCCCGAGCTCGTCTTCGAGCTGCTCCGGGCCGTGCACAACCGCGGCTACGCGACGGAGGCTGGTCGGGCGGTGATCGAGTGGGCCGCCGACGCCGGCCACCGTCGCTTGTGGGCGACGGTGTGGGACTGGAACGTCGCGTCGCTCCGTGCTCTCGAGAAGCTCGGCTTCCGCGACAGTGGTCGTCCGGGTACCGACGTCGAGCACGGCCGGATGATCGTCACTGTTCGCGAGAGCTGACGAGGAAGCGTCCACGGTAGCGGCTCGCCCACCAGACGAGCGTGCCGGCGAGAGTCAGCGCGGCGAGCAGCCCGGCGACGTGCACAATCAGTGACGGCACGCCGTGCTCCGGGAGGAGGAATCCGTACGGGACCCATCCGTCCGTCGCTCCGCGGATGAGGACGACCGTGATCCAGACGGCCGGGTAGGGGAGGACCAGCCAGAGGCCCGACCACCGGAGCGGCCTCCGGTCGCCGATCAGGACCCAGTCGAGCAGCACCAGAACGGGGACGACGGCGTGGAGCGTCACGCTGACCCACGGCGGGGCGGACCCGGTGCCGGGGACGAGCACGTTGTAGACCACCGCGACGATGATCAAACACGCGGTCGCAACGGCGCGGCATGCGGTGAGCAAGGCGGGCGCCGGCCTGCGCCGCACGCCGAGGATCCCGGTGAGAACGAGGACGACAGCGATCAGGAGGCTCGTCAGATTCGTGAAGTAGCCGAAGAAGTCGAACGGGTTCCGATCGCCGCCCTCGACGTACGCGAACCCCAGAACACCGAGGATCACGACCCCGAGCACGAGCCGTGCGACGGCGACGGGCCGGCCGGCGATCGGTGTCTCGTCCGCGGAAGCCATACCCGCGACAGTACCGGTCGGATTTCAGAGCGTCCGTACGAGACGTTCGAGGAAGGCTCGGCCGAAGACCGCTCCTCCACCGGCCGACTCGTGGAGCAGTGAGCTCACGGCTCGAGCGTGCGCGACCTCGATCGCGTACTCGGGATCGGATGCGGTGAGCCGACAGAACCGCCGCAGCCGGGTGCGAAGCACCTCGCCCGGATCCGGGACGGCGGAGAGATCGGAGACGCGTGTGAGGCAGACGGTGAACGCGTCCCATGCCACGGGTCCCCGCACGGCCGTCGGGTCGATCGCGAGCCATGGGCGCCGTCTGGCGGCGAGCACGTTCCCTTCGTGCAGGTCGCCGTGGATCAGGGTGGTCCCGTCATCCCGTCCGACCGCCCGGATCGTCTCCCGTGCCCGCGAGACGATGCCGTCGCTCAGCAGCCCGTGAGCGTTCGAGACCTGCTGATCGAGCTGCTGTTCCCAACCGCCTGCGGTGTCGGCGAGCGACGGAGCATCGGCGGGTGCCGGAATCGCAAGGTCGCTCGCAATACTCGCCGCCACGTCGATCCACTCGTCCGCAGTCAACGTGGCGGTGGGACCCGCCGGACCGGCTCGCTCGAGGAGCAGAGCATGTCGCTCAGTGTCCTCCGCAAAGAGGCGCACACACGCGCGGTCGGACAGGGTGCGGAGGGCCCATCCCTCCGACCGTTCTCGATTCTCCGGGAACGGTACCTTGAGCACTGCCGGGGTGCCGCGGTACCGCACGGGAAGAATCAGCCCGACCCGCCCGCTCAGCGCGTCGCCGTCGACACGCAGATCCCACCGGCGAACGAGCTCGTCGACGGTGGTCGGCAGCTCTGCGATCCACGATGCTCCGCGCGAATCCTCCCGCGCGATGATCACGTCGGCGAAGGCGTCGGGAAGGAAGGGGCGACTGATGACGGGATCCTCTCCTCAGTCAGTAGAGCATGTAGTCGTACTGCCGGGGGAGCACGGCGACCGCCACCAGGGTGAGTCCCACCACGATCACGATGCTGAGGCACACCGTCGTTCTGCCCACGACGCGCAGGCCACGTCGTGGTGGCTTCACGTGTGACAGTACGACGACGCTCACGAGGGAGACGAGCCACGCGAGAAGAAGGACACAGCCGATAACGACGACGTATTCGCTTTCGCCGGCTTCCCAGGCCAGCCCGCGCTCGAACCCCGCCCGCTGGAGATCGAGCCCGGCAAGGCTGAGGAAGGCCGCGCCGAGGGCTCCGAGGACGACGCCGATCGCGCCGACGATGATCGTGATGAACGTGCGCACCGTCAACGCTCCGGAGTCCGCTGAGGAGGCTTAGGCATCGGGCCCGCTTTCGAAGAAGACGGCCTCGAAGGCGACATCCGGGAGTTCTGCGCGCAGCCGGCTGACGAGACCGGACCCGTCGGCGATCCACCCGCGTCCGAGGGATGCGGAGGGCCAATAGTCGGACGGCGATGATGCGTCCATGTCGAAGTTGTCGGCCCACACCTTCACCCAGGTGCGGAGATCGTCCTCCAAGTCGGGAGAGAGGTTCAGGTCCGACGGGTCGGCGCCCTCGATCTGATCCGACCAGAGGGGCCACGACGTGCCCCACTCGGGGAAGACCCGGATGCGAGAGGCTCTCATTCGTTCAATCTACGTCGGACCGTCGACGGAACCAACGGCGCCCGTCCGACGGCGGAACGCGTCGAGCGGCGCGTTCGCAGTGTCGGCGCCTATCGCGTGAGCTCCTCGATCGTGATGGCCGCGTTGATCAGGGCGAGGTGGCTGAGGCCCTGGGGCAGGTTGCCCCAGAACTCGCCCGTCACCGGGTCGAGCATCTCGGAGTAGAGGCCCACGTCGTTGGACAGGGCGATCATGCGGTCCATGAGGTCGCGGGCGTCGTCGGTGCGGCCCGTGCAGGCGAGAGCGGACGCGAGCCAGAAGCCGCACGCCACGAAGGGGAACTCCTCGCTCTCCACGCCCGAGTAGCGGTACGGCGGGCCGTCGGTGCCGAGCTCCGCGATGATCGCGTCGATCGTGGACGCCATGCGCTCGCCGCGGTCGAAGCCGCTCGGTGCGTGCAGCAGAACGGACGTGTCGAGCTCGTCGCCGCCCGCGAACATCGTCCACGCCTGCTTCTCCTCCGACCAGCAGTTCTCCCACACCCACGTATGGATGCGGTCGCGCTCGGTGCGCCAGCGGTCGACGCTGCCGGTGAGCCCGGCGACCTCGGCCAGGTGCACGGCGGCGTCGAGCGCCTGCCAGCACCCCATCATGCTCGACGTGTGGCGGCGCAGATCGGGGAGCTCCCACATGCCCGAGTCGGGGCGGCGCCACAGGTCGCACGTCGTGTCGGCCGTCGCGGCGAGCAGACGTCGCGTCGGCACGTCGAGCACGTTGCCGGCGTCCACGTGGAGGCGGGCGATGTCGAGGAGGTCGCCGTAGACGCCGAGCTGCAGCTGCTCGCCCGCGGGGTTGCCCGTCACGACCGGACCGATGCCGCCCCAGCCGGGCACGTCGTGCTCCACGGGGTCTCCTGGCGGGTTGCCGTGCAGGTCGAAGAACACACGCAGCGGCGTCCCGTCGGCCTTCACCGTGCGGAGCATCCACGAGAGCGCCGCGTGGGTCTCCTCGCGCAGCCCGAAACGCACGAGCGCGTGGGTCGTGTACGCCAGGTCGCGGATCCACGCGAAGCGGTAGTCCCAGTTCTTCCCGCCCGTGCGGCTCTCGGGCAGCGACGTCGTGGCGGCGGCCGCGATCGATCCCGTCTGGCTGTGGATGAGGAGCTTGAGGGCGAGGGCGCTGCGCTGTACGGCGTCCGCCCACGGCCCGTCGTACGTGAACACCTTCGACCACTGGCGCCACTCGTCCACCGTGCGCTGCACCCGCTGCACGGCCTCCTTCGGGTCGGGCACGTGCAGGGGCTCATCATGCGTCGCGGCGATCACGAGCGCGTGGGTCGAACCCTCGCTCGTCGTGAAGGAGCCCTGCGGCATGCCGTCGCCGTCCTCGCCCACCTCGCGACCGTCGCTCGGGCGCTCGGTCTCTCCGGGGCCGTGGTCGCAGCCCGTCACCGCGATGGAGACCGAGTCGACGTGGAGGATCGCGCACTCGTCGGGTCCGGGGTCGGTCGGCCGCTCCGGGTCCTCCCCGATCGTCGGCAGGTACTCGACCCACGGGGAGACGGTGCCGAGGGCCGTCCCGGGCCGCACCACCCAGCGCATCGCCACGGTCCCCTTGACGCCTTCGATGCGGCGAGCGAGCTCCGTCCAGGGGAGCGGTCCGGCGACGCCCGTGACGAGCGCATCGGTGACGCGCACCGATCCGGTGTCCGTGGTGAATGTGGTTTGCAGAACGTTCGTGCCGTTCACGTAGCGACGCGACGACCGGAACTCGCCCTCCGGCCGCAGCTCGATCCGTCCGCCGCCCACCTCGTCGAGGAGCGCGGCGAACACGGGGACGCCGTCGAGTGCGGGCACGGCCAGCCAGTCCACGCGACCGTCCGGCCGGATGAGCGCGGCCGTCTTGCCGTCGCCGATCACGGCG
Proteins encoded in this window:
- a CDS encoding NAD(P)/FAD-dependent oxidoreductase; amino-acid sequence: MDTPQYLIIGGGMVADSAARGIREVDEDGSIVILSADVDEPYTRPALSKKLWTDDEFTWDKVPLGTAEATGADIRLETEVTAIDREARTVTTAGGDTISYEKLLLATGGAPRTLDGESDDRVIAFRSASDYHALRKRSGAGVRAVVVGGGYIGQELAAALVQNETEVTLVTPDETLGGSAFPADLAHRVEDRFRAAGITVRPGRRVESVSIDDHAVTLRLDDGTTLDANVVVTGLGVTPVTGIAEAAGLAVDDGIVVDERLRTADENIWAAGDVASYPDAILGRTRVEHVDNAEQMGRAAGRSIAGADEAYTHTPSFYSDVFEFSWEAVGTLDASLETIEDWTEELESGVVYYLEEGRPVGVLLWRTDGGTDEAREVLANPPADAADLIGRIRPGAA
- a CDS encoding DUF1349 domain-containing protein, which produces MNHNAVQLVEVPFPLIPNEDWSWQHDGASVTVTAKPHSDFFIDPSGEGGVAAESLMNAVAVLGDPPTGDFTFSARVGVDFRDTFDAGTLFLWADETHWAKLCFEFSPDRTPMVVSVVTRGLSDDANGFDVDGREVWLRVARQSGVWAFHASVDGERWNFVRAFSFGPVSSDVRVGLEVQSPTGEGCDVTFSDVTFRSVALADLRDGS
- a CDS encoding glycogen debranching N-terminal domain-containing protein translates to MTNAADATTETPRQPLLNDSVIALRAPTQVWSARSGDMGDGAIDGVYHGDVRFLRRAALTYDGHVPEWISVSPDGPSRVVFGGLLRAIDDRFPDPQVRILRERIVADGDVLETISVVSALAAPVRTTVRLTLTPEFASLTDVKAGAPRAGAVSMTVDPAADAVCASSNGKTLDITAPGARVDVAGEDIALSWEVELDARGRVDLSWKQSLHDSGLVVRGVTSATGWDARPEGDDPRLTRWVERALGDLDALRLALPDHPDDEFLAAGAPWFFTLFGRDSLWAARLLLPVDWRIAASTLRVLARLQGTEDEPSTAQQPGKILHELRGAPVDMPAEGILLPPVYYGTVDATPLWVCLLSEAWAAGMPDDEVRSLLPTLRAALDWLLHHGDSDGDGFIDYIDTTGHGLANQGWKDSGDSIQWRDGSLAEGPIALSEVQGYAYEAACAGAEILDRLGETGGQELRDWAASLKSRFADAYWVQTPEGRYPGIALDANKRPVDTLTSNIGHLLGTGILDADDEAHVAGLLVGPTMLSGFGLRTMSTQAAGYWPLSYHGGSVWTHDSAIVARGMALAGRHEEARMVVDGLLAAAEGFDFRMPELHSGDDSGMTSVPTPYPAACRPQAWSAAAAITAMDVTRASSRDDVRHR
- a CDS encoding DUF2945 domain-containing protein, with amino-acid sequence MAISQGDKVSWKTSQGKTHGKTVRKRVSEFEFDGQTFKPTDDDPYWIVESSSSGKQAAHKESSLTAE
- a CDS encoding SDR family oxidoreductase, which produces MSHLTDPTKAFPQPPFPEQKQPVPGDFYKMDPAPDHGEKTYEGHGRLAGRRALITGGDSGIGRAVAIAFAREGADVAIGYLPEEQENAEDTAKLVEEAGRTVALLPGDIAKEEVCQQLVADTVSKLGGIDLLVMVAGIMPTVDSIDDLDTGVLDHVMKTNVYSLFWLTKAASPHLEPGSGIITTGSIQSFQPSPSLAEYATSKAGITNWTRAMAGQLAERGIRVNGVAPGPFWTPLQPSSVPMEKLTSFGEDTPFGRPGQPAELASTYVYLASNESSYTSGETIVVNGGTTGH
- a CDS encoding AraC family transcriptional regulator, whose amino-acid sequence is MIAELNSLIERIEKHLTEDLDIARVAVELGTTEYHLRRMFSSLAGMPLSEYVRRRRMTLAAADVLGDDGLLAIATRYGYGSTEAFGRAFRSVHGVGHGDVRRHGGPLRTQPQIRFRLTVEGNTFMDTRITDGPAFRLVGHAARVPLIHHGVNPHIQAHIASLPPEEHARLKGLSNIEPAGLLQVSDSVDADYAEGSELTYLHGVAISAGTPTPEDLDSIEVPAGTWAVFRTEGEYPSTLQAAWAATATEWFPSNPWRLRPGPSIVAVLDRSEDFTTATCELWLPVERA
- a CDS encoding carbohydrate ABC transporter permease, which gives rise to MSEVIPAQAKVRQVDPARPARRRRPWASRRAIGQPLLYAMLVSLAIVYIFPFLVQLATSVKTDAEAADSALSLVPQTFTFAAYEALFGRSDYPIWFANSAIVTVCVTLGRVFFASLAGYALARLDFRGRGVIFALVVGVMAVPAVVLLIPKFLVLNQIGMYDSYAGMILPLLVDAAGVFIMKNFFESIPVSVEEQARIDGAGTFRVFWSIVLPMARPALITIVILSFQGSWNELSHFIVSTQSPELTTLTKGVASLASGQLSQGTQYPLKLAAAAIMTIPVAVLFFIFQKRIMNNTEGAVKG
- a CDS encoding Dps family protein, with product MTDTLDRTATAPADSGAKKTRRQNAEKGFVATKELTDSMQAVLVDLIELHLQGKQAHWNIVGKNFRDLHLQLDEIIDAAREFSDEVAERLRALHAVPDGRSDTVSATTTLPEFPHGEIDTTEAVDLVVQRIEATVGTMREVHDTVDEADPTSADILHGIIEKLEQYAWMVGAENRTAKRSS
- a CDS encoding VOC family protein — protein: MSDFPHLLHTVLDTPDVRGLAEFYRRLLGLRYRPGDEPTAESGVDDVDWLVLTDAHGNRRLAFQLAAELKRTTWPSPEVPMQMHLDLTVPDSEALARQHARALELGAELLFDRTDDPDEPLYVYADPAGHPFCIFVA